A genomic window from Cardiocondyla obscurior isolate alpha-2009 linkage group LG02, Cobs3.1, whole genome shotgun sequence includes:
- the Myo31df gene encoding unconventional myosin ID, with protein MAGDDVGIGDFVLLDKITTERVVENLKTRFNGGRIYTYIGEVCVSVNPYRSINIYDADQINKYKGRELFENPPHIFAIADAVHKEMKQQGRDTCIVISGESGSGKTEASKIIMKYIAAVTNLSGQQEIERVKNILIQSNSILEAFGNAKTNRNDNSSRFGKYMDINFDFKGDPIGGHVTNYLLEKSRVVYQQKGERNFHCFYQLLNGCSETELNKLRLVRDPAAYYFIGNGSNNKTASSDRSDYKTVCTAMSTLGFSSTETQTIWNIVAGILHLGNITFRLDDDKLVIGNNSALNDTANLFSISSKDLSTALSQRVIAAGGEVMQKTHTLIEAEYGRDALAKAIYERLFTWIVSRVNGSINVNNSDDMKRYGTLIGVLDIYGFEIFDINSFEQFCINYCNEKLQQLFIELVLKQEQEEYRREGIAWKNIEYFNNQIICELVEQSHKGIIAIMDEACLNVGKVTDEMLLDAMDKKLVNHKHYSSRQLKPIDKELEHRTQFKIKHYAGDVIYNINGFLDKNKDTLFQDFKRLLYQSRNSVISKMWPEGAQNILKTTKRPLTAGTLFRNSMIALVKNLASKEPFYVRCIKPNEVKSPVVFDNERVNHQVRYLGLVENILVRRAGFVYRQRYDRFLKRYKMISQYTWPNFRGSDEDGVRTLMEERNFSNDVQYGHTKIFIRSPQTLFTLEKMRSDLIPGVVVLLQKQWRGYLCRQKYKKMKAALVIMEYYRSYKRRVYIKQLERIFKGAENMKHYGKNLSWPRENFAVKHVVPSLKNMYARWYAWMLLKPIPREDWPQLRLKMAAGAVLRSKRSYWGQDRRWDGNYLSKPDENPQSDVFNSSINNLRNTDHFKAILFSAFIRKTNRYNKPADRVLVVTEQAVYKLDGVKFKTMGKKAMPIAEITGLSVSPGRDPLITIHSNRGNDFILSIIAKDDRVGELVGVLSNRYYQLRDTDLHVTVDVKFKCMLGNKSKLLHIQVMPDVIEPTFKKDGNQIIYAIPPSVGIIDGGANTRSH; from the exons ATGGCGGGCGACGACGTCGGCATCGGCGATTTCGTGCTGCTGGACAAAATCACGACGGAGCGCGTGGTGGAGAACCTCAAAACCAG atttaaTGGAGGAAGAATTTACACATACATCGGCGAGGTATGCGTGAGTGTAAACCCTTACAGGAGTATCAATATTTATGATGCGGACcagattaataaatataaag GAAGAGAATTATTCGAAAACCCACCGCACATTTTCGCGATTGCGGATGCGGTGCATAAGGAGATGAAACAACAGGGCAGGGATACTTGTATAGTCATAAGCGGCGAGTCGGGCTCTGGTAAAACAGAAGCCAGTAAAATCATAATGAAGTATATTGCCGCCGTGACTAATCTTAGCGGCCAGCAAGAAATTGAAAG GGTGAAGAACATTCTCATTCAGTCAAATTCGATATTGGAGGCGTTTGGCAACGCAAAAACGAATAGAAATGACAATTCGTCGCGTTTCGGAAAGTACATGGACATCAATTTTGACTTCAAGGGAGACCCTATCGGCGGCCATGTGACTAATTATCTTCTCGAGAAATCGCGGGTGGTATATCAGCAGAAAGGAGAACGCAACTTTCATTGCTTCTATCAG TTATTGAACGGCTGCAGCGAAACTGAGTTGAACAAATTACGTTTGGTCCGCGACCCAGCggcttattattttattggcAATGGAAGCAACAACAAAACAGCCTCTTCCGACAGAAGCGATTACAAAACTGTTTGTACTGCCATGTCCACTCTCGGATTCTCTTCAACCGAGACGCAAACCATATGGAACATTGTCGCCGGTATTTTACATTTG ggTAACATTACCTTCAGACTGGACGATGACAAACTCGTAATCGGGAATAACAGTGCTTTAAATGATACCGCTAATTTATTCTCCATCAGCTCGAAAGATTTAAGCACCGCTCTTTCGCAGAGAGTTATAGCAGCCGGTGGAGAAGTTATGCAAAAGACCCACACTTTGATAGAGGCCGAATATGGTCGAGATGCATTAGCGAAG gcTATATACGAGCGATTGTTCACGTGGATAGTATCGCGCGTCAATGGATCAATCAACGTAAATAACAGTGACGATATGAAGAGATACGGAACACTGATTGGCGTACTCGATATCTACGGCTTTGAAATTTTTGACATAAATAGTTTCGAGCagttttgcattaattattgtaatgaAAAACTGCAACAACTTTTCATCG aaTTGGTTCTAAAACAAGAGCAAGAGGAATATCGGAGAGAAGGAATAGCATGGAAAaacattgaatattttaacaatcaaATTATTTGCGAGTTGGTCGAACAATCTCACAAAGGGATTATAGCAATCATGGATGAAGCTTGCCTCAACGTTGGGAAAGTCACTGATGAG ATGCTTCTCGACGCAATGGATAAGAAACTTGTGAACCATAAACATTATAGCTCTCGACAATTAAAACCAATAGATAAAGAATTGGAACACAGAACACAATTTAAGATTAAACACTATGCGGGAGATGtgatttacaatattaatggcttcctcgataaaaataaagacacGCTCTTCCAAGATTTCAAACGTCTGCTGTATCAAAGCAGAAATTCTGTAATTAGCAAAATGTGGCCTGAAGGAGCCCAGAATATTTTAAag ACGACAAAAAGGCCTTTAACTGCCGGTACACTGTTCCGTAATTCTATGATTGCACTGGTGAAGAACTTAGCAAGTAAAGAGCCTTTTTATGTCAGATGCATAAAACCCAATGAGGTTAAATCTCCAGTCGTATTCGATAATGAAAGAGTGAATCATCAAGTGAGATACTTGGGACTTGTGGAGAATATATTAGTGAGACGAGCTGGTTTCGTGTACAGGCAACGATACGACAGATTTCTAAAAAG GTACAAAATGATATCACAATACACGTGGCCAAACTTTCGAGGCAGTGATGAAGATGGTGTGCGCACGTTAATGGAGGAAAGGAATTTCTCGAACGACGTTCAGTACGGGCACACGAAAATATTCATTCGCTCACCGCAGACCTTATTTACTTTAGAAAAG ATGCGTAGCGATTTGATACCGGGTGTCGTAGTTCTTTTGCAAAAGCAATGGCGTGGATACCTTTGTCGTCAAAAGTACAAGAAAATGAAAGCCGCGTTAGTGATAATGGAGTATTATAGAAGTTACAAACGACGTGTGTACATTAAACAACTAGAACGAATATTTAAAGGCGCCGAGAATATGAAACATTATGGCAAGAATTTATCGTGGCCACGCGAAAATTTTGCTGTAAAACACGTAGTAccctctttaaaaaatatgtacgcaAGGTGGTACGCATGGATGTTACTCAAACCGATTCCTCGGGAAGATTGGCCGCAACTTCGATTAAAA ATGGCCGCGGGCGCTGTGTTGCGTTCAAAGCGATCTTACTGGGGTCAAGACCGTCGCTGGGATGGAAATTATTTGTCCAAGCCAGATGAGAATCCTCAAAGCGACGTTTTTAACTCTTCGATTAACAACCTACGAAACACCGATCATTTCAAGGCTATCCTGTTCAGTGCATTTATTAGAAAGACTAAcag GTACAACAAACCGGCAGATCGCGTTTTAGTAGTGACAGAACAAGCCGTGTATAAACTCGACGGTGTCAAGTTCAAAACTATGGGGAAAAAAGCTATGCCTATAGCAGAAATTACTGGCCTAAGCGTTTCTCCTGGAAGAGATCCGCTTATTACGATTCACTCGAATCGCggaaatgattttattttatcgattatCGCCAAAGACGATAGGGTTGGAGAATTGGTTGGCGTGCTGAGTAATCGTTATTATCA ACTTCGTGACACTGATTTACATGTCACAGTGGACGTGAAATTCAAGTGTATGCTCGGTAACAAGAGCAAATTGTTACACATTCAAGTGATGCCTGACGTGATCGAACCCACGTTTAAGAAGGATGGTAATCAAATTATCTATGCCATTCCACCATCGGTGGGCATCATCGATGGTGGTGCTAATACAAGATCACATTGA
- the LOC139112101 gene encoding carbohydrate sulfotransferase 11: protein MFFKVHILKFGLCTILYFLVCLIFIKTRRNNVEKVTNVTKIVIKYQPQKSYFSISNKTIKKNVELEINMLRIDELKGGTIDLQKSATLLQQVSNVCMKQKLRTPLVKKNFLYNAKHKSLYCWIRKVASTSFTKLFSDMDNRRVEHNFYKEADVLSPKSLENLQHLANNNTIFKLLVVRHPFQRLVSSYRDRIEDNSKYTAQSWLYARQILHLSRPKLFHFNASGNILQRIFFNNKKLKIIPSFREFSEWLLKQSPNHDDVHWAQYHSHCAVCNVRYNFILKLDEYTFGEINYILSKLKLDKNKIYLPKLQRTRTGITNFDRTCKYFNDLTTDIILRLYERYKVDFEMYDYQLDKYLHCAKSKKL, encoded by the exons atgttttttaaagtgcatattttaaagtttGGTTTgtgtacaatattatatttcctcgtttgtttaattttcattaaaacaaGAAGAAACAACGTAGAAAAAGTAACAAACGTGACGAAGatagttattaaatatcagCCGCAGAAATcctatttttcaatttcaaacAAGACGATTAAGAAAAATGTTGAATTGGAGATTAACATGTTACGAATAGATGAATTAAAGGGTGGAACCATCGATCTGCAg AAGAGCGCGACTCTGCTTCAACAGGTATCAAATGTTTGCATGAAGCAAAAGCTGAGAACACCTCtcgttaaaaagaattttttatataatgccAAACATAAATCACTCTATTGTTGGATCCGCAAAGTCGCATCTACTagttttacgaaattattttccgacATGGACAATCGTCGAGTTGaacacaatttttataa AGAAGCGGACGTTTTGTCGCCAAAAAGTTTAGAAAATTTGCAGCATCTTGCTAACAATAATACTATTTTCAAGCTGCTCGTCGTTAGACATCCATTTCAACGATTGGTTTCATCATATAg agaTCGCATCGAAGATAATAGTAAATACACTGCACAATCTTGGTTGTACGCTCGCCAAATTCTTCATCTCTCAAGGCCGAAACTTTTTCACTTCAATGCGTCGGGCAACATTCTGCAAAGAATATtcttcaataataaaaa attaaaaataataccaaGTTTCCGAGAATTTTCGGAATGGTTGCTAAAACAATCGCCAAATCACGATGACGTTCATTGGGCTCAATATCACAGTCATTGTGCGGTCTGCAACGTGAGATATAATTTCATTCTGAAATTGGATGAATATACATTTGGggaaatcaattatattttgtcaaaactaaaattagataaaaataagatcTACCTGCCTAAACTGCAGCGTACTCGTACTGGGATTACTAATTTTGATAGAACTTGTAAATACTTTAATGATCTAACTACCGACATAATTCTACGATTATACGAAAGGTATAAAGTAGACTTTGAGATGTATGACTATCAACTGGATAAGTATTTGCACTGTGCTAAGAGTAAAAAACTTTGA
- the Usp5 gene encoding ubiquitin carboxyl-terminal hydrolase 5: protein MELTELTKHLDKINVPRAGDRIYKDECVYSFDTPDTATGLYVSLTTFLGLGREHVARYYEHTGNAVYLHVKRTKKEIPSEEQGDGPEKKITRLAIGTVGGFMPDQQKYIYEETYQIVVLPDFLTIAYPESDLPEKVEQSVKTILQMEGAWAVAQVEAVASMWDGEVRVKSKHAANLKQLANGKKIPPSGWKCEKCDLTQNLWLNLTDGSVLCGRKFYDGSGGNGHAEEHYRATNYPMAVKLGTITKGGKADVFSYDEDDMVDDPNLTAHLAHWGINIAQMEKTDKSMIELELDLNQKFGEWVSLQEAASKLTPLYGPGYTGLTNLGNSCYLNSVMQMLFIIPDFVKRYVERAPTIFANNYNDPASDINVQMAKLGIGLLSGKYSDQPNKSGTDDESRQGIPPRMFKVLIGRGHAGFFSNRQQDAQEFLLYLINLLSRNNRHEVCPTECFKFKVEERYQCGKSNKVKYTNRPEYILPLPIPLDAAINKDEVATYEAQKKEAEDKGQKLDSSTLVRPRIKLSSCLESFSRTEIVEQFYSSALNEKTIAHKTTRLASFPDYLLIHLKKFTVKEDWTPIKLDVAVEMPDTVDLSFLRGNGLQSGEQLLPDGVTPPPPVYDAELLKELTDMGFPPNACKRALYFTKNQSLQAATNWAMEHITDSDFDEPFVPPGVDVKPDEDKFVPDQAALEMVMSMGFTQEQATKALKATNNNLERAADWIFSHQAELDSPETESNTTPPKESFRDGNSQYKLVGFISHMGTSTMVGHYVCHLLKEDRWVIFNDEKVALSENPPKELGYIYMYQRMD from the exons ATGGAGTTGACGGAATTGACGAAGCACCTGGACAAGATCAACGTGCCGCGTGCCGGCGACAGGATATACAAGGATGAGTGCGTTTACTCCTTCGACACGCCA GATACGGCCACCGGCCTCTACGTCAGCCTCACCACCTTCTTAGGCCTCGGACGCGAGCACGTTGCCCGGTACTATGAGCATACCGGTAATGCCGTGTATCTTCATGTTAAGCGTACCAAAAAGGAG attccATCTGAAGAGCAGGGAGATGGCCCGGAGAAAAAAATCACGCGTTTGGCGATAGGGACGGTTGGTGGATTTATGCCAGATCAACAGAAGTATATTTATGAGGAGACTTATCAAATAGTCGTTCTACCTGATTTCCTTACTATCGCTTATCCTGAGAGTGACTTGCCTGAGAAG GTAGAGCAGTCTGTTAAGACCATACTACAAATGGAAGGTGCATGGGCTGTGGCACAGGTAGAAGCTGTGGCTAGTATGTGGGATGGAGAAGTTAGAGTTAAATCAAA ACATGCCGCGAATTTAAAACAGCTGGCCAATGGTAAGAAAATTCCACCGAGTGGTTGGAAATGCGAAAAATGCGATCTCACGCAGAATCTCTGGTTAAATCTAACTGACGGTAGCGTGCTTTGCGGTCGCAAGTTTTACGACGGAAGTGGTGGCAACGGCCATGCCGAGGAGCACTACCGTGCAACTAATTATCCCATGGCTGTAAAACTAGGTACAATCACGAAAGGCGGTAAAGCCGACGTATTTTCCTATGATGAAGACGACATGGTAGATGATCCAAATCTGACTGCACATTTGGCACACTGGGGCATAAATATTGCGCAAATGGAAAAAACTGACAAGTCAATGATTGAATTGGAATTGGATCTGAATCAAAAATTTGGTGAATGGGTCTCTCTTCAAGAAGCAGCTAGTAAACTGACGCCGTTGTATGGTCCTGGTTACACCGGCCTAACAAATCTAGGCAATTCCTGTTACTTGAATAGCGTCATGCAAATGTTATTTATCATTCCCGATTTCGTTAAAAG ATATGTGGAGAGAGCACCAACAATATTCGCTAATAATTACAACGATCCGGCGTCGGACATTAACGTTCAAAT GGCAAAATTAGGCATTGGCTTACTCTCTGGCAAATACTCGGATCAACCGAACAAATCCGGTACAGACGATGAATCACGGCAAGGTATTCCGCCACGGATGTTTAAAGTCCTGATCGGCCGCGGACATGCTGGTTTCTTTTCGAATCGACAACAAGACGCTCAAGAATTCCTCCTTTATCTGATTAATCTACTtagt cgCAACAATCGACACGAGGTATGTCCTAcggaatgttttaaatttaaagttgaGGAAAGATACCAATGTGGTAAATCTAACAAGGTCAAGTACACCAATCGACCAGAATACATTCTGCCATTGCCGATACCATTAGACGCAGCAATAAATAAA gATGAGGTAGCTACATATGAAGCTCAGAAAAAAGAAGCCGAAGACAAAGGACAAAAACTAGATTCCAGTACTCTTGTAAGACCTCGTATAAAATTGTCATCGTGTCTTGAAAGTTTCAGTCGCACGGAAATTGTGGAACAATTTTACAGTTCGGCATTGAACGAGAAGACCATAGCACACAA AACCACCAGACTGGCTAGCTTTCCAGATTACTTGTTGATTCACTTAAAAAAGTTTACCGTGAAAGAAGACTGGACACCTATTAAGCTGGACGTAGCGGTGGAAATGCCGGACACGGTAGACTTGAGCTTTTTGCGTGGAAATGGTTTGCAGTCTGGAGAGCAACTGTTGCCAGACGGCGTGACGCCGCCACCGCCTGTTTACGATGCGGAACTTCTGAAGGAATTGACAGACATGGGATTCCCACCAAACGCATGTAAACGAGCTCTGTACTTTACGAAAAACCAAAGCCTCCAAGCCGCAACAAATTGGGCGATGGAGCATATTACGGATTCCGACTTTGATGAGCCGTTTGTACCACCGGGAGTCGATGTTAAACCTG acgAGGACAAATTTGTACCAGATCAAGCTGCCTTAGAGATGGTAATGAGTATGGGTTTCACACAAGAGCAAGCGACAAAGGCACTCAAAGCGACCAACAACAATTTGGAACGCGCAGCTGATTGGATTTTTAGTCACCAAGCAGAGCTTGATTCTCCAGAAACAGAGAGTAACACGACGCCACCGAAGGAATCGTTTAGAGATGGGAACAGTC AATACAAATTAGTGGGCTTTATATCACATATGGGTACATCAACGATGGTAGGCCATTACGTTTGTCATTTATTGAAAGAAGACCGATGGGTGATATTTAATGATGAAAAA GTTGCTTTATCAGAAAATCCACCAAAAGAATTAGGATACATTTACATGTATCAAAGGATGGACTAG
- the LOC139112146 gene encoding uncharacterized protein, which yields MWTRGQVTSTESTFNPKITSSPMTNGSGSHDYRKAAPVRLWSRIGVNEWSFSLSLFALSLAVVLSKLYINYGKPLSRQVGGQYSLPSTATFTQMYEAIPSMSVLPKFGVKQLPDSEELLSASNQYAEAATNMIIAVYGKYGWLLKATISGLVITGFSWLILYKDSSIPGVNPPSPFSPSKQRIRGNPRLQLNYLIGMLNGILFFFYMCL from the exons ATGTGGACGCGAGGACAAGTGACGTCGACGGAGTCGACGTTCAACCCGAAAATCACCTCGTCGCCGATGACCAACGGCAGCGGCAGCCACGATTACCGGAAAGCCGCACCGGTGAGGCTCTGGTCAAGGATAGGCGTCAACGAGTGGTCGTTCAGCCTCTCGCTCTTCGCCCTTTCGCTCGCCGTCGTCTTGAGCAAGCTCTACATAAATTATG GAAAGCCCTTGTCGCGGCAAGTCGGCGGTCAGTACTCCTTGCCGTCTACGGCAACGTTTACCCAAATGTACGAAGCGATACCGAGTATGTCCGTTTTGCCAAAATTTGGCGTGAAACAGTTACCGGACAGCGAGGAACTCTTGAGTGCCAGTAATCAGTATGCAGAGGCAGCTACTAATATGATAATCGCAGTTTATGGAAAGTATGGATGGCTGCTGAAAGCAACAATAAGCGGACTTGTGATAACGGGTTTCAGTTGGCTTATCCTTTATAAGGACAGCAGTATACCTGGTGTCAATCCACCATCTCCCTTCAGTCCCTCCAAACAgag GATACGCGGAAACCCGAGGTTGCagcttaattatttaatcggcATGCTAAAtgggatattatttttcttttacatgtGTCTTTAA
- the Uba2 gene encoding SUMO-activating enzyme subunit 2, with protein sequence MATTVKGVFREELRDAVLHSKVLVVGAGGIGCEVLKNLVMSGFADIEIIDLDTIDVSNLNRQFLFQKKHVGKSKASIACETALTFNPDVKIISYHDSITSSEFGLSFFKKFSVVLNALDNRAARNHVNRMCLAADVPLIESGTAGYEGQVELIKKGLSQCYECTPKAAQKTYPGCTIRNTPSEPIHCIVWAKHLFNQLFGEEDPDQDVSPDTADPEATDTAGKEALEMESNDKGNIDRISTRAWVQSCNYDPEKLFTKLFHDDIKYLLSMDNLWKKRRPPTPLNWRDLPDGVAGCSKEIIQPGLKDQQRWSISKCGSIFAESIKSLSQTLKSSQEKSPGNHLVWDKDDQYAMDFVAACANIRAHIFGISQKSRFDIKSMAGNIIPAIATTNAIIAGMVVLHAFRVLENNLQACKSVYLRLKMNHRNQLLVPEKAVNPPNPQCYVCAPTPQAVLAVDTSNMIIKELEELVLKNRLNMIAPDVMIDGTGAVVISSEEGETESNNDKKLEELGIKDGTILKVDDFQQNYSLTVFVVYRQKPGPKDDSPQFLILADKNALQPKEKEEEKIEKSSSSNGQNVTETLDVSKKRKNDTEDEVTVKKRKVEVNNGNDNDDSDDICILNNDDTSCDNLSEPKKPPLRIRKPSDDNDCMIICDDN encoded by the exons ATGGCGACGACTGTGAAAGGAGTCTTTCGTGAGGAATTACGCGATGCAGTTTTACATAGCAAGGTGCTTGTTGTCGGAGCCGGTGGCATCGGCTGTGAGgttcttaaaaatttagtgATGTCCGGTTTCGCCGATATTGAAATC ATTGATTTGGATACAATTGATGTTAGCAACTTAAAcagacaatttttatttcaaaagaaaCATGTGGGAAAGTCAAAAGCCAGTATAGCATGTGAAACAGCATTGACATTTAATCCAGATGTCAAGATTATATCTTATCATGACAGTATTACATC ATCAGAATTTGGTTTATCTTTCTTCAAAAAGTTTTCAGTGGTTTTAAATGCTCTTGATAATAGAGCTGCTAGAAACCATGTAAATCGTATGTGTTTGGCAGCAGATGTGCCATTAATTGAATCTGGCACTGCAGGTTATGAAGGCCAGGTAGAACTTATCAAGAAAGGCCTGAGTCAATGCTATGAATGTACACCTAAAGCTGCTCAAAAGACTTATCCTGGTTGTACTATTCGCAATACTCCTAGTGAGCCTATTCATTGTATTGTATGGGCTAAACatctttttaa tCAATTATTTGGAGAAGAAGATCCAGATCAAGATGTTTCTCCAGATACTGCAGATCCTGAAGCAACTG ataCAGCAGGAAAAGAGGCTTTAGAAATGGAATCTAATGATAAAGGCAATATCGATAGGATTTCAACACGAGCTTGGGTTCAGTCTTGCAATTACGATCCGGAAAAGCTATTTACGAAACTTTTTCAcgatgatattaaatatttgctgAGTATGGATAATTTATGGAAAAAACGCCGACCTCCAACGCCATTGAATTGGAGAGATTTACCAGATGGAG tggcTGGTTGCagtaaagaaattattcaacCTGGATTGAAGGACCAGCAACGTTGGAGCATTTCCAAATGTGGCTCGATTTTTGCAGAATCAATAAAAAGTTTGAGTCAGACATTGAAATCTTCTCAAGAGAAATCGCCGGGCAATCATTTAGTTTGGGATAAGGATGATCAGTATGCTATGGATTTTGTCGCCGCATGCGCAAATATTCGCGCGCATATATTTGGAATTTCTCAAAAGAGTagatttgatattaaat caaTGGCAGGCAACATAATCCCAGCGATCGCCACCACCAATGCTATCATTGCGGGTATGGTGGTCCTTCATGCTTTTCGAGTTCTTGAGAACAATTTGCAAGCTTGCAAATCGGTTTATCTACGTTTGAAGATGAATCATCGTAATCAACTGCTAGTTCCAGAAAAAGCAGTAAATCCACCTAATCCACAATGTTATGTTTGCGCGCCTACCCCGCAAGCTGTACTAGCAGTTGATACCTCCAATATGATTATTAAAGAACTGGAAGAATTGGTGCTTAAGAATAGATTGAACATGATCGCCCCCGATGTCATGATTGATGGAACTGGTGCTGTAGTTATTAGCAGCGAGGAAGGCGAAACAGAGAGTAACAATGACAAGAAATTGGAAGAATTAGGAATCAAGGATGGAACAATTCTCAAGGTGGACGACTttcaacaaaattattcaCTAACTGTTTTTGTAGTTTATCGACAAAAACCTGGTCCCAAAGACGATAGCccgcaatttttaatactgGCAGATAAGAACGCGCTTCaaccgaaagaaaaagaagaagagaaaatagaaaagtctTCCAGCTCTAATGGACAG aACGTGACCGAAACATTGGATGTGTCTAAGAAGCGTAAAAATGATACTGAAGATGAAGTGACAGTTAAAAAACGCAAAGTGGAAGTTAATAATGGCAATGATAATGATGATAGTGATGATATCTGTATTCTTAACAACGACGACACATCGTGTGATAATTTATCTGAACCGAAAAAACCACCATTGAGGATTCGAAAGCCTTCTGATGACAATGATTGTATGATAATATGCGacgacaattaa